From one Phycisphaerae bacterium genomic stretch:
- a CDS encoding DUF3795 domain-containing protein: MGRREFLHAGALVGAAGLLAAGAAGQSAPPGAAPQKPGDAGPIGSSTPVVDDPLIGYCGYNCGQCAGRSPDKAQRLKMIAGWNKIFGHSYTPDKVPGSAPCGTCKGRGEVADQVCKARPCAREKGVSSCAACDAFPCEKMRGLVCDRNEALLTLCRRGSVTREEYELCARQFESLPNLLAALVEKGKLPAWVKDYYLRG; this comes from the coding sequence ATGGGACGACGTGAATTTCTGCACGCCGGTGCACTCGTCGGCGCCGCTGGTCTGCTGGCCGCCGGTGCGGCGGGGCAGTCGGCGCCGCCCGGCGCAGCGCCGCAGAAGCCGGGTGACGCCGGCCCGATCGGCTCATCCACGCCGGTGGTTGACGATCCGCTCATCGGCTACTGCGGCTACAACTGCGGGCAGTGCGCGGGGCGGTCGCCCGACAAGGCGCAGCGCCTGAAGATGATCGCGGGCTGGAACAAGATCTTCGGCCACAGCTACACGCCGGACAAGGTGCCGGGTTCCGCGCCGTGCGGCACGTGCAAGGGGCGTGGCGAGGTGGCCGATCAGGTGTGCAAGGCGCGGCCGTGTGCGCGGGAGAAGGGGGTGTCGTCCTGCGCCGCCTGCGATGCGTTCCCGTGCGAGAAGATGCGTGGGCTGGTCTGCGACCGGAACGAGGCCTTGTTGACGTTGTGCCGCCGCGGGTCGGTGACGCGCGAAGAATACGAGCTGTGTGCGCGACAGTTTGAAAGTCTGCCGAACCTCCTCGCCGCACTGGTGGAAAAGGGCAAATTGCCCGCCTGGGTGAAGGACTATTACCTGCGGGGTTAG